One window of Methanosphaera sp. genomic DNA carries:
- a CDS encoding AAA family ATPase — protein MKVYGITGLPGSGKSIISRIAKKENIYTISMGDVIRKEAELRNCSPGTAAVNLRKKYGNNVVADRCVKHIQTHAKNSRYRKKTQVKKIHNKNKNKAPRKYKKIEQDVYMIEGIRSPQEVKYFKKFFKNFKVIAIHSNPEARFNRLKRRKRSDDSAEYKDFLERDRRELKFGIGEVIALADYMLINEGPIQVFKNNVRALIVNEIKPKNQQQRKIKPKGKGKPKGKAKQNRKPKKGRKQYKKYEPRRPGNKQVKR, from the coding sequence GTGAAGGTATATGGAATAACAGGCTTGCCAGGTTCAGGAAAGAGTATAATCTCACGTATAGCAAAAAAAGAAAATATCTATACAATAAGTATGGGTGATGTAATACGTAAAGAAGCTGAGCTAAGAAATTGTTCACCTGGAACTGCTGCTGTGAATTTACGAAAAAAGTATGGAAATAATGTTGTAGCAGACAGGTGTGTTAAACATATACAAACCCATGCAAAAAACAGTAGATATCGTAAGAAAACACAGGTTAAAAAGATCCATAATAAAAATAAAAACAAAGCTCCAAGAAAGTATAAAAAGATAGAACAAGACGTCTATATGATAGAAGGAATTAGAAGTCCACAGGAAGTTAAGTATTTTAAGAAATTCTTTAAAAACTTCAAAGTAATAGCTATACATTCAAATCCAGAGGCAAGATTTAACAGACTAAAACGTCGTAAAAGAAGTGATGATTCAGCAGAATATAAAGACTTCCTTGAAAGAGACAGACGTGAACTTAAATTTGGAATTGGTGAAGTTATTGCACTTGCCGATTACATGCTTATAAATGAAGGACCAATACAAGTATTTAAAAATAATGTGAGAGCACTGATTGTAAATGAAATCAAACCTAAAAATCAACAACAACGAAAAATCAAGCCTAAAGGCAAAGGTAAGCCTAAGGGCAAAGCTAAACAAAACAGAAAGCCAAAAAAAGGTAGAAAGCAGTATAAGAAATATGAGCCAAGACGACCTGGAAATAAACAAGTTAAACGATGA
- a CDS encoding phosphopantothenate/pantothenate synthetase, translating into MLNKDHPRYKSLVYREKIVDAHKNGILADSGMIAHGRGETFDYLIGEKTTENSKNTIDAAACYLLCAENAVLSVNGNTTALVAEDVAKLANLLDIPVEINLYYRTDERVANISKVYEDLGVKKILGTNDDEFIDTPDLNGPRSPVSIDGISKADVIFIPLEDGDRAEKLTINNHKTTISVDLNPLSRTAQTSTVTIVDNIVRVMPQLISAVEKYMDMDKEELQMKIDSFNNKDNLKNAIDDIITRFN; encoded by the coding sequence ATGTTAAATAAAGATCATCCAAGATACAAATCATTAGTTTATCGTGAAAAAATAGTAGACGCACATAAAAATGGAATACTTGCAGATTCAGGTATGATAGCACATGGACGTGGTGAAACATTTGACTACCTAATAGGTGAGAAAACCACAGAAAATTCAAAAAATACAATAGATGCAGCTGCATGCTACCTATTGTGTGCTGAGAATGCTGTACTATCTGTTAATGGTAATACAACAGCACTTGTTGCAGAGGATGTTGCAAAACTTGCAAATCTACTTGACATACCTGTTGAAATTAACCTCTATTACAGAACTGATGAAAGAGTAGCAAACATCTCAAAAGTTTATGAAGATCTTGGTGTTAAAAAGATTCTTGGAACAAATGATGATGAATTTATTGATACTCCAGATCTTAATGGTCCAAGATCACCTGTAAGTATTGATGGAATAAGTAAGGCAGATGTTATATTTATACCACTTGAAGATGGAGATCGTGCAGAAAAATTAACAATTAACAATCATAAAACAACAATAAGTGTTGATCTTAACCCACTTTCAAGAACTGCACAAACATCAACAGTAACAATTGTAGATAACATTGTACGTGTAATGCCACAACTAATAAGTGCAGTTGAAAAATACATGGATATGGATAAAGAAGAACTACAGATGAAAATTGATTCATTTAACAACAAAGATAACCTTAAAAATGCAATAGATGATATAATTACAAGATTTAACTAG
- a CDS encoding preprotein translocase subunit SecD — translation MVDINQTTKAFLKKPRTILLAVLLIASIVSVGVFGIQEGLDLAGGSMIQLHLQEPVDQDTMTTVTSVLDKRLNAFGISDVKVRQSGDQDVIVEIAGVKPEEVQNIISTPGKFEAKINGQTALTGADIQTVSSAEVKGNRWSVPFSVNVDAANKFAQVAQGQAGAKVEMYLDDELISSPELDAGLANGAASTDIEVSGGEQSKEKAQEKATDIHTVLESGALPVKLEISGVNSVSAELGSQFELGTIIAGLLALAAIVVVISLKYKSPNLVIPIVVTSVSEVIIVLGFASITHWNLDLAAIAGIIASIGTGVDDQIVMTDEVLARADRSNRKNIVKTRIKHAFFIVYASAGTLVAAMLPLAYIGFSRGATGIGMLTGFAVTTVVGVLVGIFITRPVFADYMETFLVKSPKSEMAAMSATGNTDKENKPKKNKKKGRKTIAREEAEKERKKNKRF, via the coding sequence GTGGTAGACATTAATCAGACCACTAAAGCATTTCTAAAAAAACCAAGAACAATACTTCTTGCAGTACTACTTATTGCAAGTATAGTTTCTGTTGGAGTCTTTGGAATACAAGAAGGACTTGACCTTGCAGGAGGATCAATGATACAACTGCACCTTCAAGAACCAGTAGATCAAGACACAATGACAACAGTAACATCAGTTCTTGATAAAAGGCTTAACGCCTTTGGTATTAGTGATGTAAAAGTACGTCAAAGTGGAGATCAGGATGTTATTGTGGAAATAGCAGGGGTCAAGCCCGAGGAAGTACAAAACATCATAAGTACACCTGGTAAATTTGAAGCAAAAATAAATGGACAAACAGCACTTACAGGTGCTGATATTCAAACAGTATCATCTGCTGAAGTTAAAGGTAACAGATGGTCTGTACCATTTAGTGTAAATGTTGATGCAGCAAATAAATTTGCACAAGTTGCACAAGGACAAGCTGGTGCAAAGGTAGAAATGTACCTTGATGATGAACTTATATCATCACCAGAACTTGATGCTGGACTTGCAAATGGAGCAGCATCTACAGATATTGAAGTTTCAGGTGGAGAACAATCAAAAGAAAAAGCACAAGAGAAAGCAACAGATATACACACAGTTTTAGAATCAGGGGCACTTCCTGTAAAACTTGAAATTAGTGGAGTAAACAGTGTATCAGCAGAGCTTGGTTCACAATTTGAACTTGGTACAATTATTGCAGGTCTTCTTGCACTTGCTGCTATTGTAGTTGTAATTTCTCTAAAATATAAATCACCAAATCTTGTAATTCCAATCGTTGTTACAAGCGTATCTGAGGTAATTATTGTTCTTGGATTTGCATCAATAACACATTGGAACCTGGATTTAGCTGCAATTGCCGGTATCATTGCATCGATTGGTACAGGAGTAGACGACCAAATTGTAATGACAGATGAAGTACTTGCAAGAGCAGATAGAAGTAATCGTAAAAACATAGTTAAAACAAGAATTAAGCATGCATTCTTCATTGTATATGCATCAGCTGGAACTCTTGTAGCTGCTATGCTTCCACTTGCATATATTGGATTTTCAAGAGGTGCAACAGGTATTGGTATGTTAACAGGTTTCGCTGTAACAACAGTAGTTGGTGTACTTGTAGGTATCTTTATTACAAGACCTGTATTTGCAGATTACATGGAAACATTCCTTGTAAAATCACCAAAAAGTGAAATGGCTGCAATGTCAGCAACAGGAAATACAGATAAAGAAAATAAACCTAAGAAAAATAAGAAAAAAGGTAGAAAAACCATTGCAAGAGAAGAAGCAGAAAAAGAAAGAAAGAAAAATAAAAGATTCTAG
- a CDS encoding protein translocase subunit SecF: MDIINFLTRQSHKPLILIPIILMVLSLLYIGVFGLNEGVDLKGGTLVTLEVDESTSQAALTSDLESKLGISNIDVSISGKTATVEIPDDVNQVTFEDKMAGSYKIMSFKSVGALLTSAAMEQIIYALAFAFIFMAVTVFFVFRDPVPSAAIILSAVCNLSIAVGGMSIFGIPISVASVGALLMLIGYGVDTDILLTTRLLKRREGTLDERAEGACKTGLTLTITALISMIVLFIVVKLFIPAASVLEEISAVLILGLVSDLLSTWLMNFGILKWHVEHRGGRH, translated from the coding sequence GTGGATATAATTAACTTTCTAACACGCCAGTCTCATAAGCCTCTGATATTAATTCCAATCATACTAATGGTTCTATCACTCCTATACATCGGAGTTTTCGGACTAAATGAAGGAGTAGATCTTAAAGGAGGAACATTAGTAACATTAGAAGTAGATGAATCTACATCACAGGCAGCCTTAACAAGTGATCTTGAATCAAAACTTGGAATAAGTAATATTGATGTATCAATAAGTGGAAAAACTGCAACAGTAGAAATTCCAGATGACGTCAACCAGGTAACATTTGAAGATAAAATGGCAGGCTCATATAAAATAATGAGTTTTAAAAGTGTAGGAGCTCTTCTTACATCAGCTGCTATGGAACAGATAATCTATGCATTAGCATTTGCATTTATCTTTATGGCAGTAACAGTATTTTTCGTATTTAGAGATCCTGTACCATCAGCAGCTATTATATTATCTGCTGTATGTAACCTTTCAATTGCAGTAGGAGGTATGTCAATATTTGGTATACCAATTTCTGTTGCAAGTGTAGGTGCTCTTTTAATGCTTATAGGGTATGGTGTAGATACAGATATTCTTCTAACAACACGTCTTCTAAAACGTCGTGAAGGAACACTTGATGAACGTGCAGAAGGAGCATGTAAGACAGGTTTAACACTTACAATTACAGCATTAATTTCAATGATTGTATTGTTTATTGTTGTTAAATTATTCATACCTGCAGCATCAGTTCTTGAAGAAATATCTGCTGTACTAATTCTTGGATTAGTATCAGATTTATTATCCACATGGCTTATGAACTTCGGTATATTAAAATGGCACGTAGAACACAGAGGTGGTAGACATTAA
- a CDS encoding YIP1 family protein — protein sequence MELFTTTGRVITSPDELFYLKNQDEDKMGIAISVVFQILLGIIIGLITQCISFGIIVAIAFIIMTLIGNITNTIFIMIFTRLFGAKGGFMQTFNMISYTSAIDLVTIVTLALSTFKPLILVALLFVPLWKLVIQITAVNTIYNIGYVRSFLCCNGFLAIIAIIIMGLI from the coding sequence ATGGAATTATTCACAACAACTGGACGAGTTATTACATCACCTGATGAATTATTCTATCTTAAAAATCAAGATGAAGACAAGATGGGAATAGCCATAAGTGTTGTCTTTCAGATTTTATTAGGTATAATAATAGGATTAATAACACAATGTATATCCTTTGGAATAATTGTTGCAATTGCTTTTATTATTATGACATTAATTGGCAACATTACAAATACCATATTTATAATGATATTTACACGTCTATTTGGTGCAAAAGGTGGATTTATGCAAACATTTAATATGATATCATACACCTCAGCTATTGATCTTGTTACAATAGTTACACTTGCACTATCAACATTTAAGCCACTAATTCTAGTAGCACTACTATTTGTTCCATTATGGAAGCTAGTAATTCAAATAACTGCTGTAAATACAATATATAACATTGGATATGTACGCTCATTTTTATGTTGTAATGGATTTTTAGCAATAATTGCAATAATCATCATGGGGTTGATCTAG
- a CDS encoding M42 family metallopeptidase codes for MKELLKKLSESCGISGFEENVREIIKDELDGKVDSMETDIMGNVITTHKGVEGKPSVMLASHMDEIGLMVSYIDDEGFIRFVKIGGINDQMLLNQQVYIQTEDGEVPGVIGSKPPHITSAEEAKKIIPYQNMFIDIGANSKEQAEELVSVGDAIVFHTEFRECLNDLVMGKALDNRVGCAVMVEVMKQLDDVDATVYGVGTVQEEVGLKGAKTSAFKLNPDMAIALDVTISGDHPGVKPEDASVKAGKGPVISLADASGRGLITHPMMKKLLIEAAEAADIEYQVEVGDGGTTDATAIHLTREGIATATLSSASRYIHTPTSVVNMKDVEDTVKLIVEFLKRL; via the coding sequence ATGAAAGAATTACTTAAAAAATTATCAGAATCATGTGGAATTTCTGGATTTGAAGAAAATGTACGTGAAATAATCAAAGATGAACTTGATGGTAAAGTTGACTCAATGGAAACAGACATCATGGGAAATGTAATTACAACACACAAAGGTGTAGAAGGAAAACCTTCAGTAATGCTTGCATCACACATGGATGAAATTGGTCTTATGGTAAGCTACATTGATGATGAAGGATTTATCAGATTTGTAAAAATCGGTGGAATTAACGATCAAATGCTTCTTAACCAACAAGTATACATACAAACAGAAGATGGAGAAGTTCCAGGAGTTATTGGATCAAAACCTCCTCACATTACATCAGCAGAAGAAGCTAAAAAAATCATCCCATACCAGAATATGTTCATAGACATCGGTGCAAATTCAAAAGAACAAGCAGAAGAACTTGTATCTGTAGGTGATGCTATTGTATTCCATACAGAATTCAGAGAATGTCTTAATGATCTTGTAATGGGTAAAGCATTAGATAACAGAGTAGGCTGTGCTGTAATGGTTGAAGTTATGAAACAGCTTGATGATGTTGATGCAACAGTATATGGTGTAGGTACAGTACAAGAAGAAGTAGGTCTTAAAGGTGCTAAAACATCAGCATTTAAATTAAATCCTGACATGGCAATTGCTCTTGATGTTACAATTTCAGGAGATCATCCTGGTGTAAAACCTGAAGATGCATCTGTAAAAGCTGGTAAAGGACCTGTAATATCACTTGCTGATGCTAGTGGTCGTGGACTTATAACACATCCTATGATGAAAAAATTATTAATTGAAGCAGCAGAAGCAGCAGATATTGAATACCAAGTTGAAGTTGGAGATGGTGGTACAACAGATGCTACAGCAATCCATCTTACACGTGAAGGTATTGCAACAGCTACACTTTCAAGTGCATCAAGATACATACACACACCTACAAGTGTTGTAAATATGAAAGATGTTGAAGATACTGTAAAACTTATTGTTGAATTCTTAAAAAGATTATAA
- a CDS encoding diphthine--ammonia ligase — protein MKSVILYSGGKDSTMALYHAQQNGDEIYALLTMVSRNDQSYMFHVPAIDMVDYTAAAMELPVIEVATDGVKEEELDDLEKTLTRLKDKGVECVYSGAIESVYQKSRIDNICEKLGLKSVAPLWHQDPLEYMNEIIDLGFDVILTAVAAYGLDEKWLGRKITKQALDELVELNKKYGIHIAFEGGEAETLVLDGPMYDRRVVIDDAQKEFGYDSGLYLIKDVHLEEKYDYSLDEEGEDN, from the coding sequence ATGAAATCAGTTATACTATATTCAGGTGGAAAAGACAGTACAATGGCACTATATCATGCACAACAAAATGGTGATGAAATATATGCACTACTAACAATGGTATCAAGAAATGATCAATCATACATGTTTCATGTACCAGCAATAGATATGGTAGACTACACAGCAGCAGCAATGGAATTACCAGTAATAGAAGTTGCAACAGATGGAGTAAAAGAAGAAGAACTAGATGACCTTGAAAAAACACTAACACGCCTAAAAGATAAAGGAGTTGAATGTGTATATTCAGGAGCAATAGAATCAGTATATCAGAAGTCAAGAATAGACAATATCTGTGAAAAACTAGGACTTAAATCAGTAGCACCACTATGGCATCAAGATCCACTAGAATATATGAATGAAATAATTGACCTAGGCTTTGATGTAATACTAACAGCAGTAGCAGCATATGGACTAGATGAAAAATGGCTAGGACGAAAAATAACAAAACAAGCACTAGATGAACTAGTAGAACTAAATAAGAAATATGGAATCCACATAGCATTTGAAGGTGGAGAAGCAGAAACACTAGTATTAGACGGGCCAATGTATGACAGACGGGTTGTAATTGATGATGCTCAAAAAGAGTTTGGATATGACAGTGGACTATATCTTATAAAAGATGTGCATCTTGAAGAAAAATATGACTACAGTCTAGATGAAGAAGGAGAAGATAATTAG
- a CDS encoding flavodoxin family protein, which produces MKAISIIASPRKNGNCSKIVETMTKTIKENGGQNTVYYVDDLNIKGCQGCGGCRNPEKPSKCVIKDDFRMIMDQFDNDADAIIFAAPNYFGEINAQGHIFMDRFYSMTKSTPNMLTGNKKAAVIFTYGATSGYYDEYINKRAKLFESIGFKLEAVLSAGEGKPNSGNADDVLKQAQEIALKLMQ; this is translated from the coding sequence ATGAAAGCAATAAGTATAATTGCAAGTCCAAGAAAAAATGGGAATTGCTCAAAAATAGTCGAAACAATGACAAAAACAATCAAAGAAAATGGTGGACAAAACACAGTATACTATGTTGATGATTTAAATATAAAAGGATGTCAGGGTTGTGGAGGATGCAGAAATCCTGAAAAACCATCAAAATGTGTAATTAAAGATGATTTCAGAATGATAATGGATCAATTCGATAATGATGCTGATGCAATTATCTTTGCTGCACCAAACTACTTTGGAGAAATAAATGCACAAGGTCATATCTTCATGGACAGATTCTACTCCATGACAAAATCCACACCAAACATGCTTACAGGCAATAAGAAAGCAGCAGTAATCTTCACATACGGTGCAACAAGCGGATACTACGATGAATATATCAATAAAAGAGCAAAACTCTTTGAATCAATAGGATTTAAACTTGAAGCAGTACTATCAGCAGGAGAAGGTAAGCCAAATAGTGGAAATGCAGATGATGTACTAAAACAAGCACAAGAAATAGCATTAAAACTAATGCAATAA
- the uvrC gene encoding excinuclease ABC subunit UvrC, which yields MKITDPNLLPGKPGVYIMHDEDDEIIYVGKAKNLKKRVRSYFKDEEKLDHPKTRILMKHFSYLEYILTDTEKEALILEATLIKKHTPHYNIRLKDGKQYPFIKITNEEYPRIFLTRRIYDDKASYFGPYPNATKAREFIDFINKNFQIRTCKHMDGPCLNYQIKQCSAPCINAISYDEYMENIEYAKQLLGGKYVEIIQKLESDMHESSKNMEFEKAAILRDQIDTIKVTLEKQNIQITQDLNQDIIAIEHNTHQASVVILSVRGGKTSRKDDLTLKQIDGLTDQQILTEFIKQYYITAPIADMIIVEHKFEDQEVINEWLNQKHTSNVEIKIAEDEHYQKLINIAKKNAKISLNENTKKEDNPLLMLKAYLNLKKLPYRIEAFDISNISGIHAVASMVVFEDGKPNKSMYRKFKMQTLGPNDFAMMKEVLTRRYSYVTDENLKENSTESLDIKPDLVLIDGGKGQLAMAVEVFNELEIKDVALLGLAKKFEEVYIPGRSDPIILPRKSSALRLLQYVRDESHRFAITYHRTLRKNAFLKSELDEIPGVGPKRKQALMLHFGSLDAIKDATPDEILKVDKINEKLAYTIYDTLHKN from the coding sequence ATGAAAATAACAGATCCTAACCTACTTCCAGGAAAGCCTGGTGTTTATATAATGCATGATGAAGATGATGAAATTATCTATGTTGGAAAGGCTAAAAATCTTAAAAAACGTGTACGTAGCTACTTTAAAGATGAAGAAAAACTTGATCATCCAAAGACTAGAATTTTAATGAAGCACTTTTCATATCTTGAATATATTCTTACAGATACAGAAAAAGAGGCATTGATTCTTGAAGCTACACTTATTAAAAAACATACACCACACTATAATATCAGACTTAAAGATGGAAAACAATATCCATTTATTAAGATAACAAATGAAGAGTATCCTCGTATCTTTCTTACACGTCGTATCTATGATGATAAAGCATCATATTTTGGACCATATCCTAATGCTACAAAGGCACGTGAATTTATTGATTTTATAAATAAAAACTTCCAAATTAGAACATGCAAACACATGGATGGACCATGTCTTAACTACCAGATAAAGCAGTGTTCAGCACCATGTATTAATGCAATATCATATGATGAATACATGGAAAATATTGAATATGCAAAACAACTTCTAGGTGGAAAATACGTAGAAATTATTCAAAAATTAGAATCAGATATGCATGAAAGTTCAAAGAATATGGAATTTGAAAAGGCTGCAATACTTCGTGATCAGATAGATACAATAAAAGTAACACTTGAAAAACAAAATATTCAAATTACACAGGATTTAAACCAGGATATTATAGCAATAGAACATAACACACACCAGGCAAGTGTTGTAATACTATCAGTACGTGGAGGAAAAACCAGCCGTAAAGATGACCTAACACTAAAACAAATAGATGGATTAACTGATCAACAAATACTAACAGAATTCATAAAACAATACTACATCACAGCACCCATTGCTGATATGATAATAGTAGAACATAAATTTGAAGATCAGGAAGTAATAAATGAATGGCTTAATCAGAAACATACATCAAATGTTGAAATAAAAATAGCAGAAGATGAACACTACCAGAAACTAATAAATATTGCAAAGAAAAATGCAAAAATAAGCCTAAATGAAAATACAAAAAAAGAAGACAACCCACTTCTTATGCTTAAAGCATATCTTAACCTTAAAAAACTACCATATAGGATTGAAGCATTTGATATATCAAATATATCAGGAATACATGCTGTTGCATCAATGGTAGTATTTGAAGATGGAAAGCCAAATAAGAGCATGTATCGTAAATTTAAGATGCAAACACTAGGACCTAATGATTTTGCAATGATGAAAGAAGTACTAACACGCAGATACAGTTATGTTACAGATGAAAATCTTAAAGAAAACAGCACAGAATCACTTGATATAAAGCCGGATTTAGTGTTAATTGATGGTGGAAAAGGACAACTTGCAATGGCAGTTGAAGTATTTAATGAACTAGAAATTAAAGATGTAGCACTACTTGGTCTTGCTAAGAAATTTGAAGAAGTATATATCCCTGGACGTAGTGATCCCATAATACTTCCACGTAAATCATCAGCACTAAGACTTCTCCAGTATGTACGTGATGAATCACACCGCTTTGCAATAACATATCATAGAACACTACGTAAAAATGCCTTTCTTAAATCAGAACTTGATGAAATACCAGGAGTAGGACCTAAAAGAAAACAAGCACTTATGCTACATTTTGGAAGCCTTGATGCAATAAAAGATGCAACGCCTGATGAAATACTAAAAGTTGATAAGATAAATGAAAAACTTGCATATACAATATATGATACATTACATAAAAATTAA
- a CDS encoding secondary thiamine-phosphate synthase enzyme YjbQ produces the protein MIINEKITIDTQDSVELVNITDMIDDIISENNIENGLINIQTTHTTSNIIINEDEEGLKYDFINFIKNIIPDGNYRHDMIDNNAKSHLMSMIVGCQSQTLTIVDGKLSLGIWQSIFFLEVDGPRCNRCINVTIITQ, from the coding sequence ATGATAATTAATGAAAAAATAACAATTGATACACAAGATTCTGTTGAACTTGTAAATATTACAGATATGATAGATGATATTATATCTGAAAATAATATTGAAAATGGCCTTATTAATATTCAAACAACACATACAACATCAAATATTATAATTAATGAAGATGAAGAAGGTCTTAAATATGATTTTATCAACTTTATTAAAAATATCATACCTGATGGTAATTATAGACATGACATGATTGATAATAATGCAAAAAGTCATCTTATGAGTATGATAGTTGGATGTCAAAGTCAAACACTCACAATTGTTGATGGAAAATTATCACTTGGCATATGGCAGTCAATATTTTTCCTTGAAGTTGACGGTCCAAGATGTAATCGTTGTATTAATGTAACAATAATAACACAGTAG
- the pyrI gene encoding aspartate carbamoyltransferase regulatory subunit: MSKTELKVKSIRNGTVIDHIKKNRALNILSMLNLPDDETSIMVAINVESPDMERKDIIKIEGRELSQEEVDKLVLLAPKATVNIIRDYEIVKKSQLKLNDDIHDVVKCSNPNCITNSNEPIENIFHVESKEPILLKCRYCERNMDYDDIESQF, from the coding sequence ATGTCTAAAACAGAATTAAAAGTAAAATCAATAAGAAATGGAACAGTAATTGATCATATTAAAAAAAATCGTGCACTTAACATACTAAGTATGCTTAACTTACCTGATGATGAAACATCAATAATGGTAGCAATCAATGTTGAATCACCAGATATGGAACGTAAAGATATTATAAAAATTGAAGGACGAGAATTATCACAAGAAGAAGTTGATAAACTCGTACTTCTTGCACCTAAAGCTACAGTTAATATTATACGTGACTATGAAATTGTTAAAAAATCACAACTTAAACTTAATGATGACATCCATGATGTTGTAAAATGCAGTAATCCTAACTGTATTACAAATTCAAATGAACCTATTGAAAACATATTCCATGTTGAAAGTAAAGAACCAATACTTCTAAAATGCAGATATTGTGAAAGAAACATGGACTATGATGATATAGAATCACAATTCTAA